In Fodinibius saliphilus, a genomic segment contains:
- the rocD gene encoding ornithine--oxo-acid transaminase — protein MTKTQQVIDLEDQYGAHNYHPLPVVLSKGEGVHVWDPEGNKYYDFLSAYSAVNQGHCHPRIVSKLKEQAEKLTLVSRAFHSDLLGKYEKYMHDLFGYDKLLPMNTGAEGVETAIKLCRKWSYEKKNLTPEKATIIVAKGNFHGRTTSIISFSNDPVARKNFGPYTPGFVSIPYNDLESLEKALKEKDVAGFLVEPIQGEAGVVVPDEGYLKEAAELCDKYNTLFIADEIQTGVARTGEMLCVDHEDVQPDIVILGKALSGGAYPVSAVLANDDIMECLRPGEHGSTYGGNPLACAVAMEALKVVEEENLAENAKELGNLFREEMNKLVEDSELVSLVRGKGLLNAIVINDSPDSNTAWNICLQLKENGLLAKPTHGNIIRFAPPLVMTKEQLMDCVSIIKETIHAFQKVEA, from the coding sequence ATGACTAAAACCCAACAAGTAATTGATTTAGAGGACCAATACGGAGCCCACAACTATCATCCCCTGCCAGTTGTACTCTCAAAAGGAGAAGGGGTTCATGTCTGGGATCCTGAAGGGAACAAATATTACGACTTCCTATCAGCTTATTCTGCCGTAAACCAGGGACATTGTCATCCTCGTATTGTCAGCAAACTCAAAGAACAAGCAGAAAAACTTACGCTTGTTTCACGCGCCTTTCACAGTGATTTGTTGGGAAAATATGAGAAATACATGCACGATCTTTTTGGGTATGATAAGCTGTTGCCGATGAATACCGGTGCTGAAGGGGTGGAAACGGCAATTAAGCTCTGTCGTAAATGGTCGTACGAAAAGAAGAATCTAACTCCTGAAAAAGCAACTATAATTGTTGCCAAAGGAAACTTCCACGGACGAACCACCAGTATTATCTCTTTTTCTAATGATCCGGTGGCCCGTAAAAACTTTGGCCCCTATACTCCGGGTTTCGTGTCTATCCCATATAATGACTTAGAAAGCTTGGAAAAAGCACTCAAGGAAAAGGATGTTGCCGGCTTCCTTGTAGAACCTATACAAGGCGAAGCCGGTGTAGTAGTGCCTGATGAAGGATATCTTAAAGAAGCCGCTGAATTATGCGACAAATATAACACTTTGTTTATTGCTGATGAGATCCAGACCGGTGTTGCACGAACAGGTGAGATGTTGTGCGTAGACCATGAAGATGTGCAACCCGATATTGTGATTCTGGGCAAAGCATTATCCGGCGGCGCCTATCCTGTTTCAGCAGTATTAGCTAATGACGATATTATGGAATGCCTGCGCCCTGGTGAGCACGGCTCTACTTATGGAGGAAACCCACTAGCTTGTGCAGTAGCCATGGAAGCATTAAAAGTTGTGGAAGAAGAAAACCTTGCAGAAAATGCTAAAGAGTTAGGAAACCTCTTCCGTGAAGAAATGAATAAACTGGTCGAAGACTCTGAATTGGTAAGCCTTGTACGAGGTAAGGGACTTCTAAATGCGATCGTCATCAATGATTCACCCGACAGCAACACCGCCTGGAATATCTGCCTGCAACTAAAAGAGAACGGCCTGCTTGCCAAACCCACTCATGGCAATATTATCCGCTTTGCACCACCGCTGGTGATGACCAAAGAGCAGTTGATGGACTGTGTGTCAATTATTAAAGAGACCATACATGCTTTTCAAAAAGTAGAAGCGTAG